A stretch of the Myxosarcina sp. GI1 genome encodes the following:
- the cphA gene encoding cyanophycin synthetase produces MKILKTQTLRGPNYWSIRRHKLILMLLDLEELTEKPSNEIPGFYEGLVEVLPGTIEHYCSRGYRGGFLERVREGTLMGHIVEHVALELQELAGMPVGFGRTRETSTPGTFNVVFEYVEEQAGRYAGRAAVRLCKSIVETGTYPAAELAQDLADLKDLKANTALGPSTETIIKEAEARKIPWMWLSARAMLQLGYGIHQKRIQATLSQNTGILAVELACDKEGTKTMLGDAGVPVPRGTVIQYLDELETAIDDVGGYPIVIKPLDGNHGRGITIDINSWHEAEAAYDLASAASKTRSVIVERFYRGSDHRVLVINGKVVAVSERIPAHVVGDGRSTIKELIEITNRNPDRGEGHDNVLTKIAIDKTSEAVLEKQGYSLDRILPEGETAYLRDTANLSTGGIAVDRTDEIHPENIWLAQRVAKIIGLDIAGIDMVTPDISKPLRQVDGVIVEVNAAPGFRMHAAPSRGLPRNVGASVLDMLFPPDKPSRIPIIAITGTNGKTTTTRLTAHIYRQTGKITGYTTTDGVYIQNYLVEKGDNTGPYSAGMILKDPTVEVAVLETARGGILRSGLAFDRCDIAIVLNVAADHLGLGGIDTIEQMARVKSVVPETVKPDGYAILNADDPLVAAMAQQVKCKVAYFSLNPDNPLIAESTRRNGLAAVYENGYLSILEGNWTLRVEKAVKVPMTMGGMAPFMIANALAGCLAAFVQGVDIETIRRGVRTFKPSANQTPGRMNLFDVGDYHALVDYAHNPHGYEAVGDFVRNWEGTRIGVVGGPGDRRDEDLILLGRIAAQIFNRIIIKEDDDSRGRKTGEAADLIAKGIYQENPNASYETVLNEVEAINLGLEGAEKDSLVVIFPEQVTRAIELIEQRM; encoded by the coding sequence ATGAAAATTTTGAAAACCCAGACCTTACGTGGACCTAACTATTGGAGCATTCGGCGACACAAGCTAATTTTGATGCTGCTCGACCTGGAAGAATTGACAGAGAAACCCTCTAATGAAATTCCAGGTTTCTATGAAGGTTTAGTAGAAGTTTTACCTGGCACCATAGAGCATTACTGCTCTCGCGGTTATCGAGGGGGATTTTTAGAAAGAGTTCGTGAGGGGACTCTGATGGGACATATTGTCGAACACGTAGCATTAGAACTACAAGAATTAGCAGGGATGCCTGTAGGCTTTGGTCGTACCAGAGAAACTTCAACACCAGGAACTTTTAATGTAGTTTTTGAGTATGTCGAAGAGCAAGCAGGTCGCTATGCAGGACGAGCGGCAGTCAGACTGTGTAAATCTATAGTAGAAACGGGAACCTATCCAGCAGCAGAATTAGCACAAGATTTAGCCGATCTCAAAGATCTAAAAGCCAATACCGCTCTCGGTCCTTCAACAGAAACAATCATTAAAGAAGCCGAAGCTAGAAAAATTCCCTGGATGTGGTTGAGTGCCAGAGCCATGCTGCAATTGGGGTATGGTATTCATCAAAAGCGTATCCAGGCTACCTTGAGTCAAAATACAGGAATTTTAGCTGTAGAATTGGCTTGTGACAAAGAAGGAACGAAAACTATGTTAGGCGATGCGGGAGTTCCCGTACCGCGAGGCACAGTAATTCAATATCTAGACGAGCTAGAAACGGCAATTGACGACGTTGGTGGCTATCCTATTGTTATTAAACCCTTAGATGGCAATCACGGGCGCGGTATTACTATTGATATTAATAGCTGGCATGAAGCAGAAGCAGCTTACGATCTCGCTAGCGCGGCTTCTAAAACGCGGTCGGTCATCGTCGAACGCTTCTATCGAGGTAGCGATCATCGAGTTTTGGTAATTAATGGCAAAGTAGTGGCAGTATCAGAAAGAATTCCCGCTCATGTAGTTGGTGATGGTCGCTCTACCATTAAAGAACTAATTGAAATTACCAACCGCAATCCCGACCGAGGAGAGGGACACGATAATGTCTTGACTAAAATTGCGATCGATAAAACTTCCGAAGCGGTATTAGAAAAACAGGGTTATAGTTTAGATCGCATTTTACCCGAAGGAGAAACCGCTTATTTACGTGATACCGCCAATCTCAGTACGGGTGGTATTGCCGTAGATCGTACCGATGAAATTCATCCCGAAAATATTTGGCTCGCTCAAAGGGTTGCCAAAATAATTGGTTTGGATATTGCGGGCATCGATATGGTGACTCCTGACATTAGTAAGCCCCTGCGTCAGGTAGACGGAGTTATTGTCGAAGTCAATGCCGCTCCAGGTTTTAGAATGCACGCCGCTCCCAGTCGCGGATTGCCACGTAATGTAGGCGCATCGGTACTGGATATGTTGTTTCCCCCCGATAAACCCAGTCGAATTCCAATTATTGCCATTACGGGAACCAATGGCAAAACAACTACTACCCGATTGACAGCACATATTTATCGTCAGACAGGAAAAATTACTGGTTATACCACTACCGATGGCGTTTATATTCAAAATTATTTGGTGGAAAAAGGGGATAACACAGGTCCTTATAGTGCGGGCATGATTTTAAAAGACCCCACTGTAGAGGTAGCGGTACTAGAAACCGCTAGAGGAGGTATTTTGCGCTCTGGGTTGGCTTTCGATCGCTGCGATATCGCCATCGTACTCAATGTAGCAGCAGATCACCTGGGTTTGGGAGGCATCGATACCATCGAACAGATGGCAAGGGTAAAAAGCGTAGTTCCCGAAACCGTAAAGCCCGATGGTTACGCCATTCTCAATGCTGACGATCCTTTAGTGGCAGCTATGGCGCAGCAGGTTAAATGTAAAGTAGCTTATTTTTCTCTAAATCCCGACAATCCACTTATTGCCGAAAGTACCCGTCGTAACGGTCTGGCAGCAGTCTACGAAAATGGCTATCTTTCAATTCTAGAAGGTAACTGGACTCTAAGAGTGGAGAAAGCAGTGAAAGTACCGATGACTATGGGCGGTATGGCACCGTTTATGATCGCTAATGCGCTGGCAGGTTGTTTGGCAGCTTTTGTCCAAGGGGTAGATATCGAAACCATTCGACGCGGCGTTCGTACCTTCAAGCCTTCAGCAAACCAAACTCCAGGCAGAATGAATCTGTTTGATGTTGGAGACTATCATGCTTTGGTAGATTACGCTCATAACCCTCATGGATATGAAGCAGTAGGAGATTTTGTTCGTAACTGGGAAGGCACGAGAATTGGCGTAGTTGGTGGACCTGGCGATCGCCGCGATGAAGACTTGATTTTACTTGGTAGAATTGCAGCGCAAATTTTCAATCGCATTATTATCAAGGAAGATGACGATTCTAGAGGCAGAAAAACAGGGGAAGCAGCCGATCTAATAGCCAAAGGTATCTATCAAGAGAACCCCAATGCTAGTTACGAAACCGTACTTAATGAGGTAGAAGCAATTAACTTGGGGTTAGAGGGAGCAGAAAAAGATAGTTTGGTAGTAATATTTCCCGAACAAGTCACTCGGGCGATCGAGCTAATCGAACAGCGAATGTAG
- a CDS encoding cyanophycinase, which produces MFNTEIKTQITAFAQSTKNAILVIGGAEDKIHGREILQTFLNRSGGSEAVIGIVPCASREPTLIGDRYQRIFSDMRAKEVRILDVRERSGGEDSGYLKFVNECTGIFLTGGDQLRLCGLLAETPLMNRIVERSQKQEISLAGTSAGAAVMGEHMIAGGSSGEFPNRALVDLAMGLSIIPEVLVDQHFYARNRLARLLSAVASHPNLLGIGIDEDTCAMFESDNTIQILGRGTVTIIDARQLSYTNQPQALGSEPLSIHNLKLHVLAHGDRYDLQKHQPFTSF; this is translated from the coding sequence ATGTTTAATACAGAAATAAAAACTCAGATAACTGCTTTTGCTCAATCAACCAAAAACGCCATTTTAGTAATTGGTGGTGCTGAAGACAAAATACATGGGCGAGAAATATTACAAACTTTTTTAAATCGTTCTGGAGGTTCGGAAGCAGTTATCGGTATTGTTCCCTGTGCCTCAAGGGAGCCAACTTTAATTGGCGATCGCTACCAACGGATATTTAGCGATATGAGAGCGAAAGAAGTTAGGATTTTAGATGTACGCGAACGCTCTGGAGGAGAAGATTCGGGCTATTTAAAGTTTGTAAATGAGTGTACGGGAATTTTTTTGACTGGTGGCGATCAGTTACGTCTCTGCGGCTTGCTGGCAGAAACCCCTTTAATGAACCGTATTGTCGAGCGATCGCAGAAACAAGAAATAAGTTTGGCAGGAACTAGTGCGGGAGCGGCAGTAATGGGAGAACACATGATTGCTGGCGGTAGTAGTGGTGAATTTCCCAATCGCGCTCTAGTAGATCTCGCAATGGGTTTGAGCATTATTCCTGAAGTTTTGGTCGATCAACACTTTTATGCTCGCAATCGTCTGGCAAGATTATTGAGTGCAGTTGCCTCACATCCTAACTTACTCGGCATCGGTATTGATGAAGATACCTGTGCCATGTTTGAATCTGACAATACCATCCAAATTCTTGGTAGGGGAACGGTGACAATTATCGATGCCCGTCAATTGTCATACACTAACCAACCGCAAGCTTTAGGTAGCGAACCATTAAGTATTCACAACTTAAAACTACACGTATTAGCTCATGGCGATCGCTACGACTTGCAAAAACATCAACCCTTTACTAGTTTTTAA